Proteins from one Malaya genurostris strain Urasoe2022 chromosome 2, Malgen_1.1, whole genome shotgun sequence genomic window:
- the LOC131428069 gene encoding UDP-glucosyltransferase 2-like, translating into MLFKFHIFLYLSLTVKLSNTANILYIAALTSTSHTIWHRPLIHALAAKGHNLTVLAVDVEDDPPPNVAYVKIEGAYEAFAEEADEFMAMEMSNPFKIISEMKQFTIAFCKYVLGSHGFDQFKAYPDDFKIDVILNDYLSGSCLSAYAQHKFGRPAYIGLTAYLAQVTTLTMTGAFSFPSLIPYHMSDVRQPMSFPQRFVNFLLYIYEEISKYSQILPAQNRILKQLLPDIPNVGELERDARLVLLNSNPVIQLSEPMMPNVIPVGGMQIIPPKPLPEDLEQLLNGTEYPVVLFSLGSNVRSDKLGSKTIGDILSAMSELSEYQFLWKFESELREFEIPSNVHMRQWIPQNDLLAHPRVQLFITHSGLLSTQEAVWHGVPIIGFPMFADQFANIEYCTQQGVGIRLSLRSFEAQHLVDAVREIMHNQKYRENMAKLSKVFRDQPESPLDRAVWWVEWVIRNPDARMMQSSAVDLHWFAKYSIDVITVIVLALVGLVCLECWIVPKVARWHRNRTVNRKKKQQ; encoded by the exons ATGCTGTttaaatttcacatttttctgtATCTTTCATTGACCGTCAAATTGTCAAATACTGCCAACATCCTTTACATTGCAGCACTAACTTCTACAAGTCACACTATATG GCACCGTCCGTTGATCCATGCACTGGCCGCCAAAGGTCACAATTTGACGGTGCTCGCTGTTGACGTGGAGGACGACCCACCGCCGAACGTAGCCTACGTCAAAATCGAAGGAGCCTATGAAGCGTTCGCCGAAGAAGCCGACGAGTTTATGGCAATGGAAATGAGCAATCCgttcaaaataatttccgaAATGAAACAATTTACGATCGCATTTTGCAAGTATGTACTCGGTAGCCATGGTTTCGATCAGTTCAAAGCCTACCCGGATGATTTCAAAATCGATGTGATTCTGAATGATTATCTCTCCGGTTCGTGTCTGTCGGCCTACGCTCAGCACAAGTTCGGTCGTCCAGCTTACATTGGCTTGACGGCTTACCTGGCCCAAGTGACCACACTGACTATGACAGGAGCGTTCTCTTTTCCGTCGTTGATTCCGTATCACATGAGCGACGTCAGACAGCCGATGAGCTTCCCGCAACGATTCGTGAACTTTTTACTTTACATTTAcgaagaaatttcaaaatacTCTCAGATTCTACCAGCTCAGAATCGAATACTGAAACAACTTCTACCAGATATTCCGAATGTTGGTGAGCTGGAACGCGATGCGCGGTTGGTTTTGTTGAACTCCAATCCCGTGATCCAGTTGTCAGAACCGATGATGCCAAACGTCATTCCCGTTGGAGGGATGCAAATTATTCCGCCGAAACCTCTTCCAGAGGATTTGGAACAATTACTCAATGGTACCGAGTATCCggtagttttgttttcattaggtTCTAATGTAAGAAGCGATAAGTTGGGAAGTAAAACGATCGGTGATATTTTGAGCGCCATGTCAGAGTTAAGTGAATATCAGTTTCTGTGGAAGTTTGAATCGGAATTGCGAGAGTTTGAGATACCGTCAAATGTTCACATGCGTCAGTGGATTCCACAAAATGATCTGTTGGCACATCCCAGAGTTCAACTGTTCATAACGCACAGTGGATTACTGAGCACACAGGAAGCGGTTTGGCATGGTGTTCCGATCATTGGGTTTCCGATGTTTGCAGACCAGTTTGCAAACATCGAATACTGCACCCAACAAGGCGTCGGAATTCGCTTATCGCTTCGCTCCTTCGAAGCTCAACATTTAGTGGATGCTGTCCGAGAGATAATGCACAATCAGAAGTATCGGGAGAATATGGCGAAACTGTCCAAAGTATTCCGAGATCAACCGGAGTCTCCACTGGACCGTGCCGTTTGGTGGGTCGAATGGGTCATTCGAAATCCGGACGCCCGAATGATGCAATCCAGTGCCGTCGATCTGCACTGGTTTGCCAAATACTCAATCGATGTGATAACCGTGATTGTGCTGGCCCTGGTGGGTTTGGTGTGTTTGGAGTGTTGGATCGTGCCGAAAGTGGCCAGGTGGCACAGGAACCGAACGGTCAATAGAAAGAAGAAACAACAATGA